One genomic window of Eggerthella timonensis includes the following:
- a CDS encoding helix-turn-helix transcriptional regulator yields MQNNIAKLRNDLGISRQQLAEKIGVHKNTVINWETGATDMKSTDLVKMAEVFGCGTDEILLPGLDELKAS; encoded by the coding sequence ATGCAAAACAACATTGCCAAGCTGCGTAATGATCTCGGGATTAGCCGCCAGCAGCTCGCGGAAAAGATCGGCGTCCATAAGAACACGGTCATCAATTGGGAGACCGGGGCGACCGATATGAAGTCGACCGACCTGGTGAAGATGGCGGAAGTGTTCGGTTGTGGGACTGACGAAATTCTGCTTCCAGGCCTTGACGAGCTCAAAGCAAGCTAA
- a CDS encoding helix-turn-helix domain-containing protein — protein sequence MTKKKTTAKERIDKELGMRLATARKAKGYTQSQMAEFFGITQPAYQNYEYGREIRSSMIVQLCELLECSTSWLLGVKDEGEHLDPEDPIMRALHIACDKLNDKGKRKVVTYAEDLTCNPEMVIDVKSTHVQDNQSSGIA from the coding sequence ATGACCAAAAAGAAAACCACCGCCAAGGAGAGGATTGATAAAGAACTTGGCATGCGACTTGCAACCGCTCGGAAAGCTAAGGGATACACACAATCCCAAATGGCTGAGTTTTTTGGTATTACCCAGCCCGCTTATCAAAACTACGAATACGGACGCGAAATACGATCAAGCATGATTGTTCAGCTCTGCGAACTCCTCGAATGCTCTACCAGCTGGCTCCTTGGTGTAAAGGATGAAGGAGAACATCTTGATCCAGAAGATCCGATCATGAGGGCTCTCCATATTGCTTGCGACAAGCTCAATGACAAAGGGAAAAGAAAAGTCGTCACCTACGCGGAGGATCTAACTTGCAACCCGGAGATGGTCATTGACGTCAAAAGTACCCATGTGCAAGATAATCAAAGTTCCGGCATCGCTTGA
- a CDS encoding recombinase family protein, which produces MHSTMPTPTDWACCAYLRKSREDEEREKLGAYKTLERHQAIIEGLAEDNGHKIAKWYREVVSGETISGRPDVKQLLADIASNTWDAVYAVEASRLGRGGGSDQEKIVNAFRYTNTWLLTEEKNYDPNSKSDMKQLKNDLRNSEDELDSITSRLTRGKVSSAKEGRWQATGRTPYGWRAVRIKGLWQLEPDENHGNMLRIYDLLESDVGCNAIATMYSNEGIRTARGGHHWTAAAIRAIALNVANCGYVTYGKNVTKRVFDPETFETRKVRAQNQNPICVKGLHYGKGGISEERFKKITGKLVESAHLRKGLQLKNPLSQLLKCGKCGYAMDHHQMSSGKSQAYFFVHKRPKAMTRPCDGCRGARETLVMDVLVTALRKLLADVEFHVGEIDKTSEYTIHLNALKSELIKAGAARSRAMEAYEAGAYTIEEFKVRKEAIDNHIEEVEQAIADAKPPEYSEATVASLRGCIEALLDDDLSAKAKNDVLRGIIKRIDYYNDTAPYVPDNKVRLVIFLR; this is translated from the coding sequence ATGCATTCTACCATGCCTACGCCCACCGACTGGGCGTGTTGTGCGTATCTGCGTAAGTCTCGCGAAGACGAGGAGCGCGAGAAACTCGGTGCATACAAGACGCTCGAGCGTCACCAAGCAATCATAGAAGGATTGGCCGAAGACAACGGCCACAAGATAGCGAAGTGGTACCGCGAAGTCGTAAGCGGGGAAACCATCAGTGGACGCCCGGATGTCAAACAACTCCTCGCCGACATCGCAAGCAATACATGGGATGCGGTCTATGCCGTCGAAGCATCGCGGTTGGGTCGCGGCGGCGGCAGCGACCAAGAGAAGATCGTAAACGCATTTCGTTACACGAACACGTGGCTCCTCACCGAGGAGAAGAACTACGATCCGAATTCGAAGTCCGACATGAAGCAGCTCAAAAACGATCTGCGGAACTCGGAAGACGAGCTCGACAGCATCACCTCGCGCCTGACGCGCGGAAAGGTGAGCTCGGCGAAGGAGGGGCGTTGGCAGGCTACCGGGCGCACGCCTTATGGATGGCGTGCAGTACGCATCAAGGGTCTATGGCAGCTTGAGCCGGACGAGAACCACGGCAACATGCTTCGCATTTACGATCTACTTGAGTCGGATGTAGGCTGCAACGCCATCGCGACGATGTACAGCAACGAGGGCATCCGTACCGCGCGAGGCGGACATCATTGGACGGCGGCGGCAATTCGCGCAATCGCCCTCAACGTTGCAAATTGCGGCTATGTGACCTACGGTAAAAACGTTACCAAGCGTGTATTTGATCCCGAGACTTTCGAAACGCGAAAAGTTCGGGCACAAAACCAAAACCCAATTTGCGTAAAGGGCCTCCACTACGGAAAAGGCGGCATCAGCGAGGAGCGCTTCAAGAAGATCACCGGCAAGCTCGTCGAGTCCGCTCACCTGCGCAAGGGCCTACAGCTCAAAAATCCATTGAGCCAGCTCCTCAAATGCGGGAAATGCGGCTACGCCATGGATCACCATCAGATGAGTTCGGGTAAAAGCCAAGCCTACTTCTTCGTGCATAAGCGACCGAAAGCCATGACGCGCCCCTGCGACGGATGCCGTGGGGCAAGGGAAACGCTCGTCATGGATGTTTTGGTGACAGCCTTGCGCAAGCTCTTAGCTGATGTCGAATTTCATGTCGGCGAGATCGATAAAACAAGCGAGTATACGATTCACCTCAACGCCCTTAAGTCCGAGCTGATCAAAGCAGGTGCAGCACGCAGCAGGGCGATGGAGGCCTACGAAGCCGGCGCATATACCATCGAAGAATTCAAGGTTCGCAAGGAAGCCATCGACAACCACATCGAAGAAGTGGAGCAAGCTATCGCAGATGCCAAGCCTCCTGAGTACAGCGAAGCCACAGTCGCCTCGTTGAGGGGCTGCATCGAGGCCCTGCTTGATGACGATCTGTCGGCGAAAGCGAAGAACGACGTGCTCAGGGGTATTATCAAGCGCATCGACTACTACAACGATACAGCGCCGTACGTGCCGGATAACAAAGTGCGTCTCGTAATTTTTTTGCGGTAG
- a CDS encoding very short patch repair endonuclease — translation MFLRAENEPFPALAARLGRPALPAPAKLLAPPASSEAVRKSMMGNKRSNTKPELLVRQRLRAAGLTGYRLQWKVPGHPDIAWPGKKVALFVNGCFDW, via the coding sequence GTGTTCCTCAGGGCCGAAAACGAGCCGTTTCCCGCGCTGGCGGCCCGTCTTGGGCGTCCGGCGCTGCCTGCGCCCGCCAAGCTTCTGGCACCGCCCGCATCGAGCGAGGCCGTGCGCAAGTCGATGATGGGCAACAAGCGCAGCAACACGAAGCCCGAGCTGCTCGTGCGCCAGCGCCTGCGCGCGGCGGGCCTGACGGGCTACCGGCTGCAGTGGAAGGTGCCCGGGCACCCCGACATCGCGTGGCCCGGCAAGAAGGTGGCGCTGTTCGTGAACGGGTGCTTCGATTGGTGA
- a CDS encoding ABC transporter substrate-binding protein — translation MEQPMKASLSRRTFLAGSAVAAAAAGLSLAGCGGGSTTDTPSTDAGTTDTGAAAQGGTLTGACAYTSTNVNPVGLNGGSALMLAATWHVFEGLYDLDLHTYKTYNALAAGEPTKVSDTEYEVALRDGAKFSDGTDVTTADVVNAFELNMADATCGAFLSFIDTVAAKDDKTVTITLKYPFDSLLKGRLSVVKVFPASLTDDQLKTMPIGSGPWKYDTVNGDDGGTIKFLPNENYNGTYVPTADEMHWNILLDNTARTTALQEATVQVMENVPDANAEQLTAAGASVDYIQGFNQPFFMFNTLKEPFNDKRVRQAFYYAVDVDKLINNQMAGHAAAVEGFLNKEHPNFHKASTVYTHDVEKAKSLLAEAGAENLAFTLVVNNNWVKDLAPQIKEDLKAAGVDCTIAEQKINWSEYAESADVLSYDVMLTPGDPTCFGNDPDLLMSWWYGDNIWTQGRTCWKKAGDGKFDELQTLMQQAREATGNEQQELWNKCFDLLAEEVPLYPLFHRAVATGYQAEQITGFEPIATTGLVFLGASAKA, via the coding sequence ATGGAACAGCCTATGAAAGCGTCTTTGTCTCGCCGCACGTTTCTGGCGGGCAGCGCCGTTGCAGCCGCAGCGGCCGGCCTGAGCCTGGCCGGTTGCGGTGGCGGCAGCACGACGGACACCCCGTCGACCGATGCGGGCACGACCGACACCGGTGCGGCCGCTCAGGGCGGCACGCTGACCGGCGCCTGCGCCTACACGTCCACCAACGTCAACCCGGTCGGCCTCAACGGCGGCTCGGCGCTCATGCTGGCGGCCACGTGGCACGTGTTCGAGGGCCTGTACGACCTCGACCTGCACACCTACAAGACCTACAACGCGCTTGCCGCCGGCGAGCCCACGAAGGTCTCCGACACCGAGTACGAGGTCGCCCTGCGCGACGGCGCCAAGTTCTCCGACGGCACGGACGTGACCACGGCCGACGTGGTGAACGCGTTCGAGCTGAACATGGCCGACGCCACCTGCGGCGCCTTCCTGTCGTTCATCGACACGGTGGCCGCCAAGGACGACAAGACGGTGACCATCACGCTCAAGTACCCCTTCGACAGCCTGCTCAAGGGCCGTCTGAGCGTGGTCAAGGTGTTCCCCGCGTCCCTGACCGACGATCAGCTGAAGACCATGCCCATCGGCTCCGGCCCGTGGAAGTACGACACGGTGAACGGCGACGACGGCGGCACCATCAAGTTCCTGCCGAACGAGAACTACAACGGCACCTACGTGCCCACGGCCGACGAGATGCATTGGAACATCCTGCTTGACAACACGGCCCGCACGACCGCCCTGCAGGAGGCCACGGTCCAGGTCATGGAGAACGTGCCCGACGCCAACGCCGAGCAGCTCACGGCCGCCGGCGCGTCCGTCGACTACATCCAGGGCTTCAACCAGCCGTTCTTCATGTTCAACACGCTGAAGGAGCCCTTCAACGACAAGCGCGTCCGCCAGGCGTTCTACTATGCCGTCGACGTGGACAAGCTCATCAACAACCAGATGGCCGGCCATGCTGCCGCCGTCGAGGGCTTCCTGAACAAGGAGCATCCGAACTTCCACAAGGCGTCCACGGTGTACACGCACGACGTGGAGAAGGCGAAGAGCCTGCTGGCGGAAGCCGGTGCCGAGAACCTGGCCTTCACGCTCGTCGTGAACAACAACTGGGTGAAGGACCTCGCCCCGCAGATCAAGGAAGACCTCAAGGCCGCGGGCGTCGACTGCACCATCGCCGAACAGAAGATCAACTGGAGCGAGTACGCCGAGTCCGCCGACGTGCTGTCCTACGACGTCATGCTCACCCCGGGCGACCCGACCTGCTTCGGCAACGACCCCGACCTGCTGATGTCCTGGTGGTACGGCGACAACATCTGGACCCAGGGCCGCACGTGCTGGAAGAAGGCCGGCGACGGCAAGTTCGACGAGCTGCAGACGCTCATGCAGCAGGCTCGCGAAGCCACCGGCAACGAGCAGCAGGAGCTGTGGAACAAGTGCTTCGACCTGCTGGCCGAAGAAGTGCCGCTGTACCCGCTGTTCCATCGTGCGGTCGCCACCGGCTACCAGGCCGAGCAGATCACCGGCTTCGAGCCCATCGCCACGACGGGCCTCGTGTTCCTCGGCGCCAGCGCGAAGGCGTAA
- a CDS encoding SGNH/GDSL hydrolase family protein: MRSISILGDSISTFDGCNPPGYRVFYEGERRASTGVQNPADTWWSQVVARLGARLLANSSFSGSLVEGAGFPAGSSQERIDALAEDGVQPDVVIVFMGINDYGWGGAAAQAAGRGNALPATLDLDAIAPHAPGYASPDAVARFRAAYDLLLSRLRATYPQTDVWCCTLCPGRVAGEERPTFAWNLRGAPFRAYNDAIRTSAREHGCRVADLEAYGVDYEAVDGTHPDARGMRQLAAMVASCVEDGDADARSLPAGLFDASLRSEELCRGDACVGCAHARGTGSSWFLVCERGRE; this comes from the coding sequence ATGCGATCCATCTCCATTCTCGGTGACTCCATCAGCACGTTCGACGGATGCAACCCGCCGGGTTACCGCGTGTTCTACGAGGGCGAGCGCCGCGCGAGCACCGGCGTGCAGAACCCCGCCGACACCTGGTGGTCCCAGGTGGTCGCCCGCTTGGGCGCACGCCTGCTGGCGAACAGCTCCTTCTCGGGCAGCCTCGTGGAAGGAGCGGGCTTTCCTGCCGGAAGCAGCCAGGAGCGCATCGACGCCCTGGCCGAAGACGGCGTGCAGCCCGATGTCGTCATCGTGTTCATGGGCATCAACGACTACGGCTGGGGCGGCGCGGCGGCGCAGGCCGCCGGTCGCGGCAACGCGCTGCCCGCAACGCTCGACCTCGACGCCATCGCACCGCACGCCCCCGGATACGCCTCCCCCGACGCCGTCGCGCGATTCCGCGCCGCCTACGACCTGCTGCTCAGCCGGCTGCGCGCAACGTATCCGCAGACCGACGTGTGGTGCTGCACGCTCTGCCCTGGCCGCGTGGCAGGCGAGGAACGCCCCACGTTCGCCTGGAATCTGCGCGGCGCGCCGTTTCGCGCCTACAACGACGCCATCCGCACGTCGGCGCGCGAGCACGGCTGCCGCGTGGCCGACCTCGAGGCCTACGGCGTCGACTACGAGGCCGTGGACGGCACCCATCCCGACGCGCGCGGCATGCGCCAGCTGGCCGCGATGGTCGCGTCGTGCGTCGAGGACGGAGACGCCGACGCGCGCTCGCTGCCAGCCGGCCTCTTCGACGCCTCCTTGCGCTCCGAAGAGCTCTGCCGCGGCGACGCGTGCGTGGGCTGCGCGCACGCGCGCGGCACGGGAAGCAGCTGGTTTCTCGTGTGCGAGCGGGGCCGGGAATAG
- a CDS encoding ABC transporter permease: MSNLLRLIGRRLIALPIMIFGVTILVFFIMALSPIDQAYSVLGENATEAQAEQYREEHGLNDPVLVQYGNFIVGLFQGDLGTYGANSASVADRIGEALPVTLQLTFFGLIIGVVIAVILGVISALYRDRWPDQIIRVFSIACIATPSFWLAVLMILLFSSMLHVLPASGPLPSITADPAGWFARMAMPAFALGIPVAGQLTRVIRTSMVEELDKDYVRTALGAGIPKRIVVARNVLRNALITPVTVLGLRIGYLIGGAVVIEVIFNLPGMGMAILSGIQSSYTMLVQGVVLVVAITFIVINIIVDMLYILIDPRIRTV; encoded by the coding sequence GTGAGCAACCTGCTACGATTAATCGGAAGACGCCTCATAGCGCTGCCGATCATGATCTTCGGTGTCACCATCCTCGTCTTCTTCATCATGGCGCTCTCTCCCATCGACCAGGCGTATTCGGTCCTTGGCGAGAATGCCACTGAAGCCCAAGCCGAGCAGTATCGCGAGGAGCACGGATTGAACGATCCCGTCCTCGTCCAATACGGCAACTTCATCGTCGGCCTATTCCAAGGCGACCTGGGCACCTACGGCGCGAACAGCGCTTCGGTGGCCGACCGCATCGGAGAGGCGCTGCCCGTCACGTTGCAGCTGACGTTCTTCGGCCTCATCATCGGCGTGGTGATCGCGGTGATCTTAGGCGTGATCTCGGCCCTGTACCGAGATCGATGGCCCGACCAGATCATCCGCGTGTTCTCCATCGCCTGCATCGCGACGCCGTCGTTCTGGCTGGCGGTGCTCATGATCCTTCTGTTCTCGTCGATGCTGCATGTGCTGCCCGCCTCCGGGCCGCTGCCCTCCATCACGGCCGATCCCGCCGGATGGTTCGCCCGCATGGCCATGCCGGCCTTCGCGCTGGGCATCCCCGTAGCCGGACAGCTCACCCGCGTCATCCGCACGTCCATGGTCGAGGAGCTCGACAAGGACTACGTGCGCACGGCCCTCGGCGCCGGCATCCCGAAGCGCATCGTGGTGGCCCGCAACGTGTTGCGCAACGCGCTGATCACCCCCGTGACGGTGCTCGGCCTGCGCATCGGCTACCTCATCGGCGGCGCCGTGGTCATCGAGGTCATCTTCAACCTCCCCGGCATGGGCATGGCCATCCTCTCGGGCATCCAGTCCAGCTACACGATGCTCGTGCAGGGCGTCGTGCTCGTGGTGGCCATCACGTTCATCGTTATCAACATTATCGTGGATATGCTTTATATCCTGATCGATCCGCGAATCAGGACGGTGTAG
- a CDS encoding dipeptide/oligopeptide/nickel ABC transporter permease/ATP-binding protein, which yields MVKLRGNLTEKMEANPGKVHFRRWKAMSIGSRISLVVLVLIAMIAVLANVIAPHDPFQIFTARQAPDAQFLFGTDDKGRDVLSRMMYGARYSLVIGLGATAFALICGSIIGAIAAVSRKWVSEVIMRILDVVMSFPGIALAATFVIAFKPSVPSLIFAIGFLYIPQIARIVRANVVSEYNQDYVRAVVVSGARAPWILVKHVIRNCIAPVMVFTIVLVADAIVFEASLSFISAGIPEPTPTWGNILSDARAGVLAGRWWQALFPGLAIMITVLCLNILSEGITDAMAAAPKAPVKAADDALAANREADKMVADPTLAYAAQAEMLEQRLSQLQAIEKTRTDRFEARTDVPPILEVKDLCIKFPRHGDVNVVDHVSFVVRPRQTMGLVGESGCGKSITSLTIMGLLDPKATVTGEVLYDGQNLLDMNQKQMNALRGREIAMIYQDALSSLNPSMLIKAQMKQLTKRGGTRTAEELLELVGLDPKRTLDSYPHELSGGQRQRVLIAMALTRDPKVIIADEPTTALDVTVQKQVIDLLNKLQKELGFAMVFVSHDLALVAEVANSITVMYAGQVVEQGPVTDILCHPVHEYTRGLLGSVLSIEAGGTRLHQVPGSVPSPKDFPEGDRFTPRSSHPDKVSQLRPVLKRVADTDHYFAELPDSELKRLGIKPYVPGGAII from the coding sequence ATGGTGAAACTACGTGGAAACCTCACTGAGAAGATGGAAGCCAACCCCGGCAAGGTGCATTTCCGCCGCTGGAAGGCCATGAGCATCGGATCGCGCATCTCGCTGGTCGTGCTCGTTCTCATCGCGATGATCGCCGTGCTGGCCAACGTCATCGCCCCGCACGACCCGTTCCAGATCTTCACGGCACGCCAGGCTCCCGACGCCCAGTTCCTGTTCGGCACCGACGACAAGGGCCGCGACGTGCTGTCGCGCATGATGTACGGCGCGCGCTACTCGCTCGTCATCGGCCTCGGCGCCACGGCCTTCGCGCTCATCTGCGGCTCCATCATCGGCGCCATCGCCGCGGTGTCGCGCAAATGGGTGTCGGAAGTCATCATGCGCATCCTCGACGTCGTCATGTCCTTCCCCGGCATCGCGCTGGCCGCCACGTTCGTCATCGCGTTCAAGCCCTCGGTGCCCTCGCTCATCTTCGCCATCGGCTTTCTGTACATCCCGCAGATCGCGCGCATCGTGCGCGCCAACGTGGTGAGCGAGTACAACCAGGATTACGTGCGCGCCGTCGTCGTGTCGGGCGCCCGCGCCCCGTGGATCCTCGTGAAGCACGTCATCCGCAACTGCATCGCCCCGGTCATGGTGTTCACCATCGTGCTCGTGGCCGACGCCATCGTGTTCGAGGCCTCGCTGTCGTTCATCTCGGCCGGCATCCCCGAGCCGACGCCGACGTGGGGCAACATCTTGTCCGACGCGCGTGCGGGCGTGCTGGCGGGCCGTTGGTGGCAGGCGCTGTTCCCGGGCCTCGCCATCATGATCACCGTGCTGTGCCTCAACATCCTGTCCGAGGGCATCACCGACGCCATGGCCGCTGCGCCGAAGGCGCCGGTCAAGGCCGCCGACGACGCGCTGGCCGCCAACCGCGAGGCCGACAAGATGGTCGCCGACCCGACGCTGGCCTACGCCGCCCAGGCCGAGATGCTCGAGCAGCGCCTCTCCCAGCTGCAGGCCATCGAGAAGACGCGCACCGACCGCTTCGAGGCGCGCACCGACGTGCCGCCCATCCTGGAAGTCAAGGACCTGTGCATCAAGTTCCCGCGCCACGGCGACGTGAACGTGGTCGACCACGTGAGCTTCGTGGTGCGCCCGCGCCAGACCATGGGCCTCGTGGGCGAGTCCGGCTGCGGCAAGTCCATCACCTCGCTCACCATCATGGGCCTGCTCGACCCGAAGGCCACCGTCACGGGCGAGGTGCTCTACGACGGGCAGAACCTGCTCGACATGAACCAGAAGCAGATGAACGCCCTGCGCGGCCGCGAGATCGCCATGATCTACCAGGACGCGCTGTCCTCGCTCAACCCGTCCATGCTCATCAAGGCGCAGATGAAGCAGCTCACCAAGCGCGGCGGCACACGCACGGCCGAGGAGCTGCTGGAGCTTGTGGGCCTCGACCCGAAGCGCACGCTGGACTCCTACCCCCACGAGCTGTCGGGCGGCCAGCGCCAGCGCGTGCTCATCGCCATGGCGCTGACGCGCGACCCGAAGGTCATCATCGCCGACGAGCCCACCACGGCCCTCGACGTGACCGTGCAGAAGCAGGTCATCGACCTTTTGAACAAGCTGCAGAAGGAGCTGGGCTTCGCGATGGTGTTCGTGAGCCACGACCTCGCGCTCGTCGCCGAAGTGGCCAACTCCATCACCGTCATGTACGCCGGCCAGGTGGTCGAGCAGGGTCCCGTCACCGACATCCTGTGCCACCCCGTGCACGAGTACACGCGCGGCCTCTTGGGCTCGGTGCTGTCCATCGAAGCCGGCGGCACGCGTCTGCACCAGGTGCCCGGCAGCGTTCCCAGCCCCAAGGACTTCCCCGAGGGCGACCGCTTCACGCCGCGTTCGAGCCATCCTGACAAGGTCTCGCAGCTGCGTCCGGTGCTCAAGCGCGTTGCCGACACCGATCACTACTTCGCCGAGCTGCCCGACAGCGAGCTCAAGCGCCTCGGCATCAAACCGTACGTCCCAGGAGGTGCCATCATATGA
- a CDS encoding ABC transporter ATP-binding protein translates to MSEQERMNAGVQPAAEAGEPTPIIFLDDIRVTFKTRTGSILHPNKVQAVRGLTLKLMPGQTLGIVGESGCGKSTTANVMCGLQQPTSGKVYFKGQDVTKRTAAERRLIGRVISVVFQDPATALNARMSVHDQLMDPLVVHKVGDKNSRERRVLDLIEMVGLPNSVLDALPGQLSGGQRQRVAIARALSLEPDAIIADEPTSALDVSVRAQILNLLMDLKRDLGLSMVFISHDIQTVRYISDQIIVMNAGEAVERGASKDVFERPQHDYTKLLLGAAPSLLHPELGK, encoded by the coding sequence ATGAGCGAGCAGGAGCGCATGAACGCGGGCGTCCAGCCCGCAGCGGAGGCGGGCGAGCCCACCCCCATCATCTTCCTCGACGATATCCGCGTGACGTTCAAGACGCGCACGGGCTCCATCCTGCACCCGAACAAGGTGCAAGCCGTGCGCGGCCTCACCCTCAAGCTCATGCCGGGCCAGACGCTCGGCATCGTGGGCGAGTCCGGCTGCGGCAAGTCCACCACGGCCAACGTGATGTGCGGCCTGCAGCAGCCCACGTCGGGCAAGGTGTACTTCAAGGGCCAGGACGTGACGAAGCGCACGGCCGCCGAGCGGCGCCTCATCGGCCGCGTGATCTCGGTGGTGTTCCAGGATCCCGCGACGGCGCTCAACGCCCGCATGAGCGTGCACGATCAGCTCATGGACCCGCTCGTGGTGCACAAGGTGGGCGACAAGAATTCGCGCGAGCGTCGCGTGCTCGACCTCATCGAGATGGTGGGCCTGCCGAACTCCGTGCTCGACGCCCTGCCGGGCCAGCTGTCCGGCGGCCAGCGCCAGCGCGTCGCCATCGCGCGCGCCCTGTCGCTCGAACCCGACGCCATCATCGCCGACGAGCCCACGAGCGCGCTGGACGTGTCGGTGCGCGCGCAGATCCTGAACCTGCTCATGGACCTCAAGCGCGATCTCGGCCTGTCCATGGTGTTCATCAGCCACGACATCCAGACGGTGCGCTACATCTCCGACCAGATCATCGTGATGAACGCCGGCGAGGCCGTGGAGCGCGGCGCGTCGAAGGACGTGTTCGAGCGCCCTCAGCACGACTACACGAAGTTGTTGCTGGGCGCAGCCCCATCGCTGCTCCACCCTGAATTGGGCAAGTAG
- a CDS encoding dihydrodipicolinate synthase family protein: MTDSPFRGVIPPVVIPLTEKRQLDLEALERSINRMIEAGVDGLFFLGSSGEVAFLTDAQRYHVLQEAIAMVHGRVPVLTGIIDMETMRVVDQAKRATGYGVDALVATAPFYALGGPKEVERHFRAIREYTDLPLFAYDLPACVHTKLDPTMLVRLGEDGVLQGVKDSSGDDVSFRWLCLQNEDAGHPLQLLTGHEVVVDGAYLSGADGSVPGLANIDPASYVEQWRAAQAGDWERVREIQNHLARLMFVTREVKATVGFGAGVGAFKTALWQMGVFNTNQMREPVCALEGEDVEHIVEVLKGAGLMDADAPVRQAHWDACPVVPGTPACK; encoded by the coding sequence ATGACTGATTCACCGTTCCGCGGCGTCATCCCCCCGGTCGTCATCCCGCTGACCGAGAAGCGCCAGCTCGACCTCGAAGCGCTCGAGCGCTCCATCAACCGCATGATCGAGGCCGGCGTCGACGGTCTGTTCTTCCTGGGATCCTCCGGCGAGGTGGCCTTCCTCACCGACGCGCAGCGCTACCATGTGCTGCAGGAGGCCATCGCCATGGTTCACGGCCGAGTGCCGGTGCTCACGGGCATCATCGACATGGAGACCATGCGCGTGGTCGACCAGGCCAAGCGCGCCACGGGCTACGGCGTGGACGCCCTCGTGGCCACCGCCCCCTTCTACGCCCTCGGCGGCCCCAAAGAGGTGGAGCGCCACTTCCGCGCCATCCGCGAGTACACCGACCTGCCGCTGTTCGCCTACGACCTGCCTGCGTGCGTGCACACGAAGCTCGACCCCACGATGCTCGTACGCCTCGGCGAGGACGGCGTGCTGCAAGGCGTGAAGGACTCCTCGGGCGACGACGTGTCGTTCCGCTGGCTGTGCCTGCAGAACGAGGACGCCGGCCACCCGCTGCAGCTGCTGACCGGCCACGAGGTGGTCGTCGACGGCGCGTACCTCAGCGGCGCCGACGGTTCGGTGCCGGGCCTCGCGAACATCGACCCGGCCAGCTACGTGGAGCAATGGCGCGCGGCGCAGGCCGGCGACTGGGAGCGCGTGCGCGAGATCCAGAACCACCTCGCCCGCCTCATGTTCGTCACGCGCGAAGTGAAGGCCACCGTGGGCTTCGGCGCCGGCGTGGGCGCGTTCAAAACGGCGCTGTGGCAGATGGGCGTGTTCAACACGAACCAGATGCGCGAGCCCGTGTGCGCGCTCGAGGGCGAAGACGTGGAGCACATCGTCGAGGTGCTGAAGGGCGCAGGCCTCATGGACGCCGACGCGCCGGTTCGCCAGGCGCACTGGGATGCGTGCCCCGTCGTCCCCGGCACCCCGGCCTGCAAGTAG